Within Corvus cornix cornix isolate S_Up_H32 chromosome Z, ASM73873v5, whole genome shotgun sequence, the genomic segment CAGGAAGCAGATTCCTGTAAGACAGAGGTTTCAAGGCTTAGAAACAGAGTGTTCCAGCTACCTCAGTCCCTCACCTTTAGGTGCCAGAGGAGCAGACATGTCAGAGGTGGGAGAGAGAGTGGGAATGAAGAGATAGGAGTGAATCAGGAATcaccaggaacagcagcaggaacagtgCGGAGGAGAGTAGTGACAGTTGCTATGGCTATATCCTGAGGGGTGTACTTCTTGGAGCAGGAATGCCCAGCCGTCACCATGTTGGGTTTCAGCAGTGTCCCTTCCAGGTACACGTGGTGATCATTCAAAGCCTTGTAGACAGCAGCCAGAACCTTGAAAACAGGAGGAATGAATACAGACCTCTGCTCAGATCTTCACCTCAGCCTGCTGTGGAAAGACAGTTTATTCTTTGGTACTGCAGCAAGATCTAGttgaattttgctttctcaTGAAATTTATCTCCGGGATTGCAGTTGTGGAGACCCCACTGCTTTTGAGATGACCAATAATACAATTGTTCATATTTACAGGATTTGTCCTTGCCAACTGAGGTACTGAAATTGAGGTAATTGGGTTTGGTCCTGATACCTCTTCTTGAGATTGAGAGTGCTTATATTGccattgaaataaaaatccaaacacatggaaaatacTCGTGGATTTTCTATTAGTTTGCTATTTGCCTAGGAGCAGCTGATTTCTGTGATGCAGTTATGAAGTACATTTTTGGTCAAACTTCTTTGAGATCTGTGAGCACAAACTGCACAAAGTTTAGCTGCTGATTTGTGAGGGGGAGGACAGAGGGAGGAATCTCTTACCTTCTCTGTGACATACTGACAGCGCTGGAGATCATGGTCTCCATCAGGCAGGATTTCTGGCTCCACAATGGGCACCAAGCCATGCTAGGAAAAGGAAGACAGGGGATTCTTTAGAGCTATGGAAGTAAAACTGTTCTTGTTGTTTGCCCTGAGTTTAGTGGCATTCCTTTATGCTGCACTGCCCTTCCTCCTTGTCTTCCCCAAAACCCTCACGGGGATTCTCCTTTCAAACTACCTAGCATGTTATCACATGCTAGGGAACAGTGAGAAGGGGCAGCAGCATCTCAGGAGAGGTTGCTGGAGGGGAGGTACCTGCTGGCAGATGCTGGCATAGCGCGCCAACGTGTTGGCGTTCTCCTGGATGGCAAGCTGAGAGGGTGTTGTGCTGGTGATCTTCAGCACTGCACGCCACTTAGCAAAGTCAGCACCATCTTTTTTGTACTGGGCACAGCGTTCAGCCAgcccatccagccctgcagagggagaACAGTGCTTCACTGAGAGCTGCTCTTCAGCACAGAACTCTGCAAAGTCCCATGACTCCAGCCAAGGCTGCGTCTCAGGTGAGTCACCCTATGGCTTTTGCTGGGCCTTAGCTTAGGCTCCTTAGATCTCTCCTTACCTTGGATGGTGGTTTCTCCATTTGTCCCTGCTAGAGGTGCTGTGCCTTTATCCAGCTGTGGAGGtcagaaaaacaggaagggTTACAGAAAGGTGGGAATCAGTCTAATTCTTATCTTCTACCCATGTCTAGTCTGTCTTTGAAGGCTGACTGTGAGTAGAGTATGGACCTTAGCATGCTCAGGgtgcaaaggaaggaaatgttagagcaaaggggaagaaaaaggagtgaACTGGGTAAGGGAGGGGCAACGTGTATGTAGATGCCTGCAGGCAATGGCTCAAGAACTCTGTTAGATGTGGAAAGAACTGGATTTAGGTTACTGCATGGAGAGACTTATTTGCAGTGAATGGTGAGTAGATGGGAGTTGGTGTATGAAAAGTTCCAGCATCTAGTGCAAATGTGTGTCTAGTTAGTTGCACAAAATCAATGCAGAGAATTTTAAAACCCAGGAcaaaaaggggggggggggagaggggggagggagaggagggtgggggaggggagaggggggagggagaggagggtggGGGAGCGTTCTTTAGGAGAGAGTGCAGCCCCAAACGTCCCAATCAtcattttctctggaaattGTGTTTGGATTATGGTGCCAGCCAggcacatacacacatacagatACCCACCTTAATTCCCACCACAATGCCTTTTTCCTTAATGAGTGCTGGGAATGGCTTTCCATTGCTGTCTTTCTGATAGAGGGTCTCATGGAAGAGGATCACGCCCCCAATACTCTGGTTGATGGAAGTGTCCGAAGAGAAGAGGATCTCTCTAAAAGCTCGGCGGTTCTCCTCCGTGTTCTCCACATTGATCCTCTGCAGCCTGTTCCCCATGGTACCTAGTGAGGTAGACAAGGGCCAGACAAAGGTTTCTAGGCTTGGCTGGCCTCCTGGTCCCAGTAAGTAGCAATGAACTGGGGCTTCAGTTCAGAACTTCCCTTCTCAACCCATAGTTTgtaagcttttgtttttatagctgcagccctgcctggctgaaTTGTTTCTGCTCAGACAAGAGTTTCTAAGTGTTTTTCATCTACTCCACTGATTTCAAATatgaagcaaaactgaaaggaaaaaacatcttGGGTACTGCTAACTGATTGATGTCCAGAACTCACCGACTGATTCATCTGCAGCTAGGATCCCCTTTCCTGAAGCCACAATCCGCTGAGCAGTGTCTGAAAGAGCTTtcttctgctctggagacagtgCTGGGAACTGGTGGGTCATGTTGACTTATCTGTGGGAGAGAATCACTGTTACAAGCTGGGGGAGACTGTGAACCAATGACATGACGCGTTCCCAGCGCAGGGCTCTTGGTGCTTGTGTGGTCCATGTTATCATAGGTATATGACCAGAAATCCATTAGAATTCTTCTAGGTTTGGTGTGGGTGGAAAAACTAGAGAGAAATGAAGGACACACGTCCTGCCACATCCATCTAGAACCAAAGTGGGAAAGACTCTTCAATTTACCTGGATTTGCTCAGAAAATAAGGAAGGTTAGTCTGTCATAAAAACATGCACCAAGTAACAAGTATGCAAATTGCTGACTCTGCAGACTTTTTGGTTCCCATCAGTTGAATGCCAGTTATTCCACTGCTTATCTTTACACATTTCCTAGCACTGCCCTTTTCTATTTCCGGCCTGTGTTGGCAGTATTTGCTGCTGTGTCTGGTTGACTTTCCATCACCAGCCTTTTGCCTTGGTTTGTAAttctcctccctatggctgccTTCAGAACTGTAATGCATTGCTTCCTCTGCAGAAGACCTGGGCTCTTAGGAGAATTCACCCCTCATTTCTAccttttcagctgtggcagaggcTTACCAGCTGTAAATATCCAGCGCCTGAAATCTGGGTTCTGTCTTGATATGACAAAATTCTTGGTCTTACTGAAGTTTTGGTTATATGGCATTAAATTACAGTTTCTCTGATCATCTGAATAGTGCAAGTTACTTTCTTGAGTGTATAAGCCTGTTagtctgaaacagaaaaactctCTTCCTTCAGTTTATCATATGGAATAGTTAAAGCAACACCTGTATTTTCATCAGTGGGTGGTAAATCCAGAAGGTGATTAATTAAAACAACATAAAAGATCTCAAATATCATGTTCCCCTCCAAAAGGCCAGGCCTCTGTATAGTGTTTGCATTTTCTATCCCCACACCCTGCctgagagaggagtgagaacatgCCACTTCCCATTTCATCAGAGATggccagaaaatattttgcccCATATAAATATGTAGGCAGCCAAGTCCAACTTCTTATTTCCCTGCACACAGATGCTGTGTTGCCAGGGAATCCTTGTCTTATCCTCTCTGCTGAAGGGCATAATGGGGAGAAACAACAAAGAGTCTGTCTGTTACTCATGATAGGGTACAGAGTTCTGTATAGCATGTCAAAGGGTGCCAAGATTTTCTGGCAGCAGTGCCATCAGAGTATGGTAACAGAGTATGGTAACAGCTATACCTGATTCATAGCTGAAGGTACTTTGGTACTGGTAATGTTATCCTGCAAGATTCAAATGGCATTGTCTGCCAGTACAGATCAGTCAGATGCAGTGTCCAGATGTCTGCTTTACCTCTTTGTGAGCTGAGGCTGGAATTTTTCACATGCAGCTTACCACAGTGAGTCATTTTAGGTCAAGGGAAGTTGAAGGAGTGCAGGATGAAGATTGTGTGAAATTAGGGGGAGTTCCCTGCTTTTCAAAGGACTGAAATACCTTCTTGCTGTGGTCCTGGTGAAACAGGCTTACCTTTCTCTGTATGCCAGGCTGTGGTCAGAACTCTGGGAACCATCATTCTACTGTGGTGATCACAGCTCCATCACGCTCAGCTCTTGGCGTTTTCAGATCACccagaagaatttgaaaatcTGTGCTTTATGCTGCTTAATAGCTACTTAAGTTCAACTACAACTTTCCTTATCCCTCACCTGCTTTCTGTGTTGGATATGTCTTAGAAAGAGGAAATTGGCTTGTTATTATGATTACTGTAATAATAGTTTGGTGATGAGCACCTCAGTTAAAACCACACTACTGTTAAGTAAGTGGTTATGCAAAACTATAAGGAATCGCTCCAGTAGTTCAGAGTCTCTGTGGACAAGACTGGAAAATTGTGCTCTGGCAAGAATGTGATCTTTCCAAGGTCAAAGCTAATGAATTGCTGAATCAGGGGTGGGTTTTTAGAGCTGCAGTTTGGAGCTGTGTTACAGCACCAGGAGGTGTATCCAGGTAACTTTGAATCCAGCTGGCTGGAATGCAAGATCACTGGTTGCTGCAGTCGTGTTATGATGGGTACACTTTCTTTCCAGCAATGCAACAAACAATGAGACTAATGTCTGCTCTATCTCACTTGTTCCCAGTGTTTGCCTAAAGATAACAAGGAGACACTTATCACTCAAAACCAGCCTTCAAGgcaaattttcaaaatacagaaatacgagtattttcaaaatatgaaatacagtGAATAATGCTGTTCCAAGTGAGTACTCAGAGAGACTGAAACAACAAAGTGTAGTTTCAGAGTGATGAATTGGAAGACAGCAAATTATCTCATTGAGTGTGAAGAAGCAGGTGGAGGTTTGCCCAAAGTCTCCTCagaatgatctttaaggccaTAGTGAGTGGTTCCCAGCTACCTGGCTGAGCTACAGGGACGAATAAAAGGCACAGTGTTTCTAGCTGAAATGGTGAAGAAATGAGGGCAAAAGAACAACTGTAAACCTTATAATAGCTTAAAGGTGCAGAATGTTCTAGTACCCTTGATTCaggattttcttgttctgtGATACTTTCATGTGAATCATAATCTCTGGGAATCTTATGTCTGCCTTCAGAAAGGGTGTCTCTGCTGTAAggtcctgctctgagcaggggaGCAGGCAGAAGAGGAGTGGAGAAGCCTTACACTTCAGTAACATTTCACACAGCTGCCTTGTAAAGAGTAAGCTCCCAGCACATCCACAGAAGTGTTAATGCCCCTTCTTAAAGAGCTGGATATATCACCTCACAGCTCCTGAGAAAAAGgctgccacagctgcacagctcaTTTCATTCTTCCAAGAACAAAGCCTATTTGTCTTACTCTGATTTATCTGTTTAATTTGACAacttttccaggaagaaaaaaagttctaaTGATCTATGATCTCAGTAACTGGGAGTTGTCCCACCATGAAGATTTTTCaagaaacttcatttttatttaccCATTTTAGGCTGTGGGCTAAGTGTCATAAGCTCAAGTGATTTCACATTGATTTTACATTGTATGAATACAATGCATTCCCTCTATAGTATCtgcttatatattttttttaagtagaattaaaaaagccttcaaaagaataaaactgcACAACCCCCCCAGCTTTGTAGCTACCTAGAGTGCTTGTCAGGCTTCAACAGCTCCTTAAGCACACAAATTTCTTTGTTCAGCCCCCGGCCTGTGGCCAGTAGGAGGTGGGGGTGTGGGGACAGCACAGTTGTAAAAGTAAATACTGTAATGCTGAAATCTCGTGTTTTTCTCAGCTGCCATAAAAGAAGAAGGGCTGAGGGGAAATGCGTGATGGCAGCACAAGCACTGCATCCTGTTAATATTAATAGTGAGAACCAAAGAGCAGAGTCAAGATGAATAGGAGAAGGAACACTGTTACATTTCGATTCCAATCATCTTAGAAACTTTAATACATCCGTGgcatcttttctttccaagcacCCCAAGCGACTGGCATCTTCTAATCTTACTTTAAATCTCACCTGAGTCCTGGCTTGCAAGTGGGAAAAGACTGGATCAGAATCTCTTAAGTTTTTCTCTTGGGTCTCCTCACTGCCTTCTTTTATAAAATTGATTCCAGAAGTACAGGACCAAAGTTTTAAATAACAGTTTGTATCACACACATgtagctttttccttttcaattacTAGTAAACACAGCCCTTTAGCACCATCTCTGACAGTTGACAATACAAACTCTGAACACAAGAGATTCTGCTTCCAAAGAACAGGGTTtgaagaagaagcagctgaaCATACAAACAGATAAATACAGTTGGTAGGGACAATGAAAAGTATTCAAAAATTTAGTCTACTGCATGTACACTGTTGGCCTGATTGAATTTACTTCTCTTTTGCGCTTGTATGTTT encodes:
- the ALDOB gene encoding fructose-bisphosphate aldolase B, which encodes MTHQFPALSPEQKKALSDTAQRIVASGKGILAADESVGTMGNRLQRINVENTEENRRAFREILFSSDTSINQSIGGVILFHETLYQKDSNGKPFPALIKEKGIVVGIKLDKGTAPLAGTNGETTIQGLDGLAERCAQYKKDGADFAKWRAVLKITSTTPSQLAIQENANTLARYASICQQHGLVPIVEPEILPDGDHDLQRCQYVTEKVLAAVYKALNDHHVYLEGTLLKPNMVTAGHSCSKKYTPQDIAIATVTTLLRTVPAAVPGICFLSGGQSEEEASVNLNAMNQSPLPKPWKLTFSYGRALQASALAAWLGKTENKKAAQEAFRKRAQINSLACRGQYVLSGKTDTAATQSLFTASYTY